The proteins below are encoded in one region of Drosophila santomea strain STO CAGO 1482 chromosome 3R, Prin_Dsan_1.1, whole genome shotgun sequence:
- the LOC120453741 gene encoding broad-complex core protein isoform X1: MDDEFKLCWKNFQDNIASGFQNLYDRGDLVDVTLACDGKLLHAHKIVLAICSPYFQEIFTTNPCKHPIIILKDVSFNIMMELLEFMYQGVVNVKHTELQSFMKIGQLLQIKGLATNSNSSPGSSVSEKSSSQPPAEESSNTNHHSSNNNSNNNSKSETDHNESKGQSNSRTTSPGGASRASNDASHLYTSSKRPMPSDFGSDSLSIYSGKQLRRSLKDHGSGGSEGGGGDHADSAAGLDNSLNSEEFFLPPIPQITMGEQRYDLGGLKRESDGHHHGPLSAGGGSSGSVGSLTSSASPSAPIRNPFAPAFSMDSYNFYKGGNSSGPSGSSNNSGGPCGINNNGSVGSGTEYPNELYMPNDYSKNFANHMDIPSSGSNMVMLSTTSLLHGNCVFNRNNTVATQQGMKTYWLCKSYRISMCRARCITHLGRIISATGVHNHTPHMRGGQGSTAPSTASVSGNPAPVPISSQAAYSLTDGGGHLGPDLQHGNRVPNMFANQTPPPPPPPPPLPVTSTPHHPHHHHHLGQPLPNLLVQHHPTPSHMEQHGSSASLLHNPNLMHLQTQTHHQQQHHQQHSPHNPPPPQQHNLELGGGSGSGAVLLSPAHLQQSPQSNRSSHSLQAQSPPPQPVEEQQPHQQQQQQQEGASSEVATDPSSAHVINSITISPNSRHTFKMENM, encoded by the exons TAATACTCAAGGATGTAAGCTTCAACATTATGATGGAGCTACTGGAGTTCATGTACCAAGGAGTGGTGAATGTTAAGCACACGGAGCTGCAGTCGTTCATGAAGATTGGCCAGCTGCTGCAGATCAAGGGCTTGGCTACCAATTCGAACTCCTCGCCAGGATCGAGTGTATCCGAGAAGTCCTCTAGTCAGCCACCGGCAGAAGAATCAAGCAACACCAATCATCACAGCTCCAACAATAATAGCAATAACAATAGCAAATCGGAAACGGATCACAATGAATCCAAGGGCCAGAGCAATTCAAGAACCACTTCGCCAGGTGGTGCCAGCAGAGCCTCCAACGATGCCAGCCACCTCTACACATCCAGCAAACGTCCGATGCCGTCGGATTTTGGCAGCGATTCCCTGTCCATTTACTCCGGCAAGCAGTTGAGACGCTCCCTCAAGGATCACGGCTCCGGCGGAAGCGAAGGAGGCGGAGGCGATCACGCGGATAGTGCAGCCGGATTGGACAACAGCCTGAATTCAGAGGAGTTCTTCTTGCCACCCATTCCGCAAATTACGATGGGAGAACAGCGCTACGATCTCGGAGGTCTGAAGCGCGAATCGGATGGTCACCATCACGGTCCATTGTCGGCTGGTGGAGGTAGCTCGGGCAGCGTGGGCAGCCTCACCTCCTCGGCCTCTCCATCTGCACCCATCCGAAATCCCTTTGCCCCGGCCTTCAGCATGGACAGCTACAACTTCTACAAGGGCGGCAACAGCAGTGGTCCCAGCGGCAGTTCCAATAATTCGGGCGGCCCATGTGGCATCAACAACAACGGATCCGTGGGCTCCGGCACCGAGTACCCCAACGAACTGTACATGCCCAACGATTACtccaaaaactttgccaacCACATGGACATTCCCTCAA GCGGCAGCAACATGGTGATGCTGTCCACCACCTCGCTGCTCCACGGCAACTGCGTGTTCAACCGGAACAACACGGTGGCCACGCAGCAGGGCATGAAGACCTACTGGCTGTGCAAGTCGTACCGGATCAGCATGTGCCGGGCGCGGTGCATCACCCACTTGGGCAGGATCATATCCGCCACGGGCGTCCACAACCATACGCCGCACATGCGCGGCGGTCAGGGATCTACGGCGCCATCGACAGCGTCTGTTTCTGGAAATCCAGCGCCTGTGCCCATTTCCAGCCAAGCGGCTTACTCTCTAACGGATGGAGGTGGCCACTTGGGTCCGGATTTGCAGCATGGCAATCGTGTGCCAAACATGTTTGCCAATCAAAcgcctccaccgccgccaccaccaccgccactcCCAGTGACATCAACGCCGCACCACCCGCATCATCACCACCACTTGGGACAACCTCTGCCCAATCTCCTGGTGCAGCACCATCCGACGCCATCGCACATGGAGCAGCATGGCAGCTCAGCGAGCCTCTTGCACAATCCAAATCTAATGCACCTGCAAACCCAGACacaccaccaacagcaacaccaccagcagcactcACCACACAATCCTCCGCCTCCGCAGCAGCATAATCTGGAGCTGGGAGGTGGCTCGGGATCGGGAGCAGTGCTTCTCTCGCCGGCGCATCTGCAGCAAAGTCCCCAATCGAACCGGAGCAGTCATTCCCTCCAGGCACAGAGTCCACCTCCACAGCCCGTGGAGGAACAGCAGccacaccagcagcagcagcagcagcaagaagGAGCCAGCTCTGAGGTTGCCACAGATCCCAGCAGTGCTCACGTGATCAACTCCATCACCATATCCCCGAACAGCAGGCACACCTTCAAAATGGAGAACATGTAA
- the LOC120453743 gene encoding 26S proteasome non-ATPase regulatory subunit 6, which translates to MPAENLEEQGLEKNPNLELAQTKFLLTLAEYKQDAALKAKLLEAIRTENMAPWYEHICTELGWAVDKDLLARMKENNRVEVEQLDAAIEDAEKNLGEMEVREANLKKSEYLCRIGDKAAAETAFRKTYEKTVSLGHRLDIVFHLIRLGLFYLDHDLITRNIDKAKYLIEEGGDWDRRNRLKVYQGVYSVAVRDFKAAATFFLDTVSTFTSYELMDYPTFVRYTVYVAMIALPRNELRDKVIKGSEIQEVLHGLPDVKQFLFALYNCQYENFYVHLAGVEKHLRSDYLIHPHYRYYVREMRILGYTQLLESYRSLTLQYMAESFGVTVDYIDQELARFIAAGRLHAKVDRVGGIVETNRPDNKNWQYQATIKQGDLLLNRIQKLSRVINI; encoded by the coding sequence ATGCCTGCCGAAAACCTGGAGGAGCAGGGTCTGGAGAAGAACCCTAACCTGGAGCTGGCCCAAACGAAGTTCTTGCTCACCCTGGCGGAATACAAGCAGGATGCGGCGTTGAAGGCGAAGCTTCTGGAGGCGATTCGCACGGAGAACATGGCCCCGTGGTACGAGCACATATGCACGGAACTCGGCTGGGCCGTGGACAAAGATCTGCTAGCGCGCATGAAGGAGAACAACCGCGTGGAGGTGGAGCAGCTGGACGCGGCGATCGAGGATGCGGAAAAGAATCTCGGCGAGATGGAAGTACGCGAGGCGAACCTAAAGAAGTCCGAGTACTTGTGCCGTATTGGTGACAAGGCTGCGGCAGAAACCGCTTTCCGCAAGACCTACGAGAAGACCGTTTCCCTGGGCCACCGCCTGGACATCGTATTCCATCTGATCCGCTTGGGACTGTTCTACCTCGACCATGATCTTATCACTCGCAACATCGACAAGGCCAAGTATCTGATCGAGGAGGGCGGTGACTGGGATCGACGTAACCGGCTGAAGGTATACCAGGGCGTCTACTCGGTGGCAGTGCGTGACTTCAAGGCGGCAGCCACCTTCTTCCTGGACACCGTGAGCACCTTCACCTCATATGAGCTGATGGACTACCCCACCTTTGTGCGTTATACTGTTTACGTGGCCATGATTGCCCTGCCCCGCAATGAGCTGCGCGACAAAGTGATCAAGGGCTCCGAAATCCAGGAGGTGCTCCACGGTCTGCCCGACGTGAAACAGTTCCTGTTCGCCTTGTACAACTGCCAATACGAAAACTTCTACGTGCACTTGGCCGGCGTAGAGAAGCATCTGCGTTCGGACTACCTCATTCACCCCCACTACCGCTACTACGTGCGCGAGATGCGCATTCTGGGATACACCCAGTTGCTGGAGTCGTACCGCTCCCTCACCCTGCAGTATATGGCCGAGTCGTTCGGCGTAACCGTGGACTACATCGACCAGGAGCTGGCCCGCTTCATCGCCGCCGGACGGCTGCACGCCAAGGTGGATCGCGTCGGCGGCATTGTGGAGACCAATCGGCCTGACAACAAGAACTGGCAATACCAGGCGACCATCAAACAGGGCGATCTGCTGCTCAACCGCATCCAGAAGCTGAGCCGCGTGATAAACATCTAA
- the LOC120453742 gene encoding AP-2 complex subunit mu, protein MIGGLFVYNHKGEVLISRVYRDDIGRNAVDAFRVNVIHARQQVRSPVTNIARTSFFHIKRANIWLAAVTKQNVNAAMVFEFLLKIIEVMQSYFGKISEENIKNNFVLIYELLDEILDFGYPQNTDSGTLKTFITQQGIKSATKEEQMQITSQVTGQIGWRREGIKYRRNELFLDVLEYVNLLMSPQGQVLSAHVAGKVVMKSYLSGMPECKFGINDKIVMESKGRGLSGNSEAETSRSGKPVVVIDDCQFHQCVKLSKFETEHSISFIPPDGEFELMRYRTTKDISLPFRVIPLVREVGRTKMEVKVVLKSNFKPSLLGQKIEVKIPTPLNTSGVQLICLKGKAKYKASENAIVWKIKRMAGMKETQLSAEIELLETDTKKKWTRPPISMNFEVPFAPSGFKVRYLKVFEPKLNYSDHDVVKWVRYIGRSGLYETRC, encoded by the exons ATGATTGGCGGCCTGTTCGTCTACAACCACAAGGGCGAGGTGCTGATCTCGCGAGTTTACCGCGACGACATCGGTCGGAATGCCGTGGACGCCTTTCGGGTCAACGTCATCCACGCCCGCCAGCAGGTCCGCTCGCCAGTGACGAACATTGCGAGGACCAGCTTCTTCCACATCAAG AGAGCAAACATTTGGCTGGCGGCTGTGACCAAGCAGAATGTGAACGCTGCCATGGTCTTTGAGTTCCTTCTGAAGATCATCGAGGTGATGCAATCCTACTTCGGCAAGATCTCCGAGGAGAACATCAAGAATAACTTCGTGCTCATCTACGAGCTGCTGGATGAGATCCTCGACTTTGGCTACCCGCAGAACACGGACTCCGGCACTCTGAAGACCTTCATCACACAGCAAGGCATCAAGTCGGCCACCAAGGAGGAGCAGATGCAGATAACCTCGCAGGTCACCGGCCAGATTGGTTGGCGTCGCGAGGGCATCAAGTACCGGCGCAACGAGCTTTTCCTGGACGTATTGGAGTACGTGAACCTGCTGATGAGCCCGCAGGGTCAGGTTTTGTCTGCCCATGTGGCCGGCAAGGTGGTAATGAAGTCTTATTTGTCGG GCATGCCCGAGTGCAAGTTCGGCATCAATGACAAGATCGTTATGGAGTCTAAGGGACGCGGTCTCTCCGGAAATTCAGAGGCGGAAACCTCACGCTCCGGCAAACCCGTTGTGGTCATCGATGACTGCCAGTTCCATCAGTGCGTCAAGCTAAGCAAATTCGAGACGGAGCATTCGATCAGCTTCATCCCGCCGGACGGAGAGTTCGAGCTGATGCGTTACCGTACCACCAAAGACATTTCGCTGCCATTCCGAGTTATCCCGCTGGTGCGGGAGGTGGGTCGCACCAAGATGGAGGTTAAGGTTGTGCTGAAGTCCAACTTTAAGCCCTCGTTGCTGGGCCAAAAGATCGAGGTGAAGATACCAACCCCGCTAAATACATCGGGAGTGCAACTCATCTGCTTGAAAGGCAAAGCCAAATACAAGGCATCGGAGAACGCGATCGTGTGGAAGATTAAGCGCATGGCGGGCATGAAGGAGACACAGCTGTCCGCGGAAATCGAGCTTTTGGAGACGGACACCAAGAAGAAGTGGACCCGGCCGCCCATCTCCATGAACTTTGAGGTGCCGTTCGCGCCGTCCGGCTTCAAGGTACGCTACCTAAAGGTGTTCGAGCCCAAGCTCAACTACTCCGACCACGATGTGGTCAAATGGGTGCGCTACATCGGACGCAGTGGATTGTACGAGACGCGCTGCTAG
- the LOC120453746 gene encoding protein D3 — protein sequence MEDIVPDVLDAVPAGTIKVTYGDGLEVKQGNELTPTQVKDQPNVSWSGLEGKSNLLTLLMVDPDAPTRQDPKYREILHWAVVNIPGSNVDPSGGHPVTAYLGSGPPEGTGLHRYIFLLYRQENKIEETPTIPNTIRAGRLNFKARDFAAKHGLGEPIAANYYQAQYDDYVTIRNKTIVG from the exons ATGGAAGACATAGTGCCCGATGTGCTGGATGCGGTTCCCGCTGGCACCATTAAGGTCACCTATGGTGATGGCCTGGAGGTGAAGCAGGGCAACGAACTGACCCCCACCCAGGTGAAGGATCAACCGAATGTCAGCTGGTCTGGTCTGGAGGGAAAGTCCAACCTATTAACCCTGCTCATGGTGGATCCCGATGCTCCGACTCGCCAGGATCCCAAGTACCGTGAGATTCTGCACTGGGCTGTGGTCAACATTCCCGGCAGCAATGTAGATCCTTCCGGTGGCCATCCTGTGACAGCCTACCTTGGATCTGGTCCGCCGGAGGGCACTGGCCTGCATCGTTATATTTTCCTGCTCTACCGCCAGGAGAACAAGATCGAGGAGACGCCCACTATACCCAATAC TATTCGCGCAGGCCGTTTGAACTTCAAAGCCCGGGATTTCGCCGCCAAGCATGGTTTGGGAGAACCCATTGCAGCCAATTACTACCAGGCCCAGTACGATGACTATGTGACCATTCGGAATAAAACAATCGTAGGCTAG
- the LOC120453747 gene encoding protein D3: MDTAGIIPDIIDVKPASKATITYPSGVQVELGKELTPTQVKDQPTVVFDAEPNALYTILLVDPDAPSREDPKFRELLHWLVINIPGNKVSEGQTIAEYIGAGPREGTGLHRYVFLVFKQNEKITTEKFVSKTSRTGRINVKARDYIQKYSFGGPVAGNFFQAQYDDYVKTLIETVQ; the protein is encoded by the coding sequence ATGGACACCGCCGGCATTATTCCCGACATCATCGACGTCAAGCCCGCTTCCAAGGCTACCATCACCTATCCTTCCGGCGTTCAGGTTGAGCTGGGCAAGGAGCTGACTCCCACTCAGGTGAAGGATCAGCCCACGGTCGTTTTCGATGCCGAGCCCAACGCTCTGTACACCATCCTGTTGGTGGACCCCGACGCACCCAGCCGTGAGGACCCCAAGTTCCGTGAGCTGCTCCACTGGCTGGTGATCAACATTCCCGGCAACAAGGTGTCCGAGGGCCAGACCATCGCCGAGTACATCGGTGCTGGACCCCGTGAGGGAACCGGCCTGCACCGCTACGTCTTCCTGGTGTTCAAGCAGAACGAGAAGATCACCACCGAGAAGTTCGTGTCCAAGACCAGCCGCACCGGCCGCATCAACGTCAAGGCCCGCGACTACATCCAGAAGTACAGCTTCGGCGGTCCCGTTGCCGGCAACTTCTTCCAGGCCCAGTACGATGACTACGTGAAGACCCTCATCGAGACGGTCCAGTAA
- the LOC120453745 gene encoding valacyclovir hydrolase — protein sequence MLGNLCRLFGARSPITRRLVHTERKVRVNGSDLNIVESGSGERSLLLMPGALGSAWTDFRPQIEQLPKLLPGHTIIAWDPPGYGKSVPPQRKFGLEFFREDAQAAVDLMRALDRPRFSILGWSDGGITALIVAGRHAEAVDRLAIWGAGAYLNADEVKALKNIRDVAKWSPRMREPMEKVYGVERFPQLWAEWVDAACAFYDQRDGDFCRAEVEHIKRPTFILHGKKDPMIAAEHIPWLRERLTHAKYFEFPEGKHNIHLRYAEEFNKLVADFFNKKD from the coding sequence ATGCTGGGCAATCTGTGCCGACTTTTTGGTGCCCGTTCCCCGATCACCAGGCGCTTGGTGCACACGGAGCGGAAAGTTCGGGTGAATGGCTCCGATTTGAACATTGTGGAGAGCGGCAGTGGGGAGCGGAGTCTGCTCCTGATGCCAGGAGCACTGGGTTCCGCCTGGACCGACTTTAGGCCTCAGATCGAGCAGCTGCCGAAACTGCTGCCGGGACACACTATCATCGCGTGGGATCCGCCGGGTTACGGCAAATCAGTGCCGCCGCAGCGCAAGTTCGGTCTTGAATTTTTTCGGGAGGATGCCCAGGCAGCCGTGGATTTGATGCGTGCTCTGGACAGACCACGTTTCTCGATACTGGGCTGGAGTGATGGAGGCATCACGGCCCTCATAGTCGCAGGTCGCCATGCAGAGGCTGTAGATCGCCTAGCCATCTGGGGAGCAGGTGCCTACTTGAACGCCGACGAAGTCAAGGCCCTCAAGAACATCCGGGATGTAGCCAAGTGGTCGCCGCGCATGCGTGAGCCCATGGAGAAGGTTTACGGCGTAGAGAGATTCCCCCAACTGTGGGCTGAATGGGTGGACGCCGCATGCGCCTTCTATGACCAACGGGATGGAGACTTCTGTCGCGCCGAAGTTGAACATATAAAGAGACCTACTTTTATACTGCACGGGAAAAAGGATCCCATGATAGCGGCGGAGCACATTCCTTGGCTGCGGGAGCGATTGACTCATGCGAAGTACTTCGAGTTTCCCGAGGGCAAGCACAATATCCACCTACGTTATGCGGAGGAGTTTAACAAACTGGTGGCTGACTTCTTTAACAAAAAGGACTAG